Within Vannielia litorea, the genomic segment CGGCCTGAAGTCGCGCGATCTGCGGCTGGTGGCCTGAGCCTCGCGCAACGTTGCAGCGAGGACCCTCCGCGCCATTTGAACAGCCGATGTGCGCCAAAGCCATTTTGCCCCGAAAAATCTTGTGCTACACCGCAGTTAATCTCCGCGGGCCTTTCGCCGCGTGGGCAATAAAGACACGGGATTAGAGGCGCATGGCGACTGAGACGGGGCGAGCGGGGCTGGCAGGGATCGTGGCGCTTTCGCTGACCCTGTCCGGGTGCGGCCTGTTCCGCGCGCAGGATCCGGCGGTTGCGCTGGAGAACCAGACACCGGAACAGATCTACCGGCAGGGCGAGGCGACGCTGGAAAACGGCAAGCCCGACGATGCGGCCGAGCTCTTTGCGGAGATCGAGCGGCTCTATCCCTATTCGGTCTGGGCCAAGCGCGCGCTGATCATGCAGGCCTTTGCCTATCACCGCGACCGCGACTACGAGAACAGCCGCGCCACCGCACAGCGCTACATCGACTTCTACCCGGCGGAGGAGGACGCGGCCTATGCCCAGTATCTCCTGGCGCTCAGCTACTATGACCAGATCGACGAGGTCGGCCGCGACCAGGGCCTGACCTTCCAGGCGCTCCAGGCGCTGCGCGACGTGATCGAGAAGTATCCGGACAGCGAATACGCCTCTTCGGCGATCCTGAAGTTCGACCTGGCCTTCGATCACCTGGCTGCCAAGGAGATGGAGATCGGGCGCTACTACCTGCGCGGCGGTCACTACATTGCCGCGATCAACCGCTTCCGGGTGGTGGTGGAGGAATTTCAGACCACCACGCAGACGCCCGAGGCGCTGCACCGGCTGGTGGAGGCCTATCTCTCGCTCGGCCTCACGGCCGAGGCGCAGACGGCGGGGGCGATTCTGGCCTACAACTACCGTTCGACCCAGTGGTACGACGACACCTACACCCTGCTGGCCCGCCGCAACCTTCAGGCCCAGGCCAAGGGCGACAGCTGGTTGCGGCAGATCTATCGCCAGATGATCCGGGGCGAGTGGTTGTAACGGCTGGTGGGATTCACCCACCCTACGGACTGCGGAGAGGGTAAGGCCCATGCTGCGCGGGCTCGACATTCGGGACATGCTGATCATCGACCGGCTGGAGCTGAGCTTCGCGCCGGGGCTGAACGTGCTGACCGGCGAGACCGGGGCGGGCAAGTCGATTCTGCTCGACGCCTTGGGGTTCGTGCTGGGCTGGCGCGGCCGGGCAGAGCTGGTGCGCGCGGGCGCGGAGCAGGGCGAGGTCACGGCGGAATTCGCGCTGGAGGCGGGCCATCCGGCGCAGGCCGTGCTGGAGGAAGCGGGCATTCCGGCCTCGGACGAGCTGATCCTGCGGCGCGTGAACACGGCGGACGGGCGCAAGACGGCCTGGGTCAATGACCGGCGGGTGAGCGGCGAGGTGCTGCGCGCGCTCAGCGATGTGCTGGTGGAGCTGCACGGGCAGCAGGATGACCGCGGCTTGCTGAACCCGCGCGGCCACAGGGAGCTGCTCGACGAGTTCGGCGGGATCGACACCGCGCCCGCGCGGGCGGCCTGGCGCGCCCGCCGGGTGGCCGCGGTGGCGCTGGAGGAGGCCCGCGCGGCCCAGGCGGCACTGGCGGCGGAAGAGGAGTTTCTGCGCCATGCGGCCGGCGAGCTGACCAAGCTCGACCCGCAGCCGGGCGAGGAGGCGGAGCTGGATGCGCGGCGGCGGCTGATGCAGGCCGCCAGCCGTATCCGCGAGGATATCCGGCGTGCCCATCAGGCGCTTGGCCCGGAGGGGGCGGAGGGGATGCTCTCGGACGCCTCGCGCTGGCTCGATGGCGCGGCGGAGGCCGCCGAGGGGCGGCTAGACGGCCCGCTGGAGGCGCTTTCGCGCGCGGTGGATGCGCTGGGGGAGGCGGAGCAGGGGGTGGCGGATGCGCTGGATGCGCTGAGCCATGACCCGCGCGAGCTGGAAGCTGCGGAGGAACGGCTCTTTGCCATCCGCGGCCTGGCGCGCAAGCACGGCGTGGCGCCCGACGAGCTGGCCGCGCTGGCCGCCGAGCTGAGCGCCAAGCTGGAGACGCTGGATGCGGGCGAGGGCGGGATCGCCACGCTGGAAAAGGCGGCGCGGGCGGCGGAGGCGGCCTATGAGGCGGCGGCGGACCGGCTGACGGAGGCGCGGGCCCGGGCGGCGGCCAAGCTCGACAGGGCGATGGGCGCGGAGCTGGCGCCGCTGAAGATGGAGCGCGCCGTTTTCACCACCCAGATCGAGCCGGGCGAGCCGGGGCCGGAGGGCGTGGACGCGGTGACCTTTACCGTGGCGACCAACCCCGGCGCACCGGCCGGGCCGCTGAATAAGATCGCCTCGGGCGGCGAGCTGAGCCGCTTTCTGCTGGCGCTGAAGGTCTGCCTGACGCGCCATGCGACCGGGCTGACCATGATCTTCGACGAGATCGACCGGGGCGTGGGCGGGGCGACCGCCGATGCGGTGGGCCGACGGCTCGCCGCCCTGGCCCGCGAGGGGCAGGTGCTGGTGGTGACCCACAGCCCGCAGGTGGCCGCGATGGCGGCCCATCACTGGCGGGTGGAGAAGCGGGTGGCGAAGGGGCAGACGCTCTCGACGGTCACGCCGCTCGACGCGCCCTCGCGGGTCGACGAGCTGGCGCGGATGCTGGCGGGCGAGACGGTGACCGAGGAGGCCCGCGCCGCGGCACGGGCGCTGCTGGCCGGCTGAGCGGCGTCAGCGGCGGCGGTAGTTGGCCAGCACGCGCTGGGTGCGCTCGCGCAGAAGGCGGGCATTGCCCACCGCGCTCATGTCGGCGCAGACGTAATCGGCGGCAGCCTTCGCGTCGATCGGGCTGATGCGGTAGTTCCGCTCGATGCTCTCGACGAACTGCCAGTTGGCGCCGTTGATGATCGAGACGTTCGGAAGCGGCCCGCGCTTGCAGGAAATCGTGATCTTCGCGCCCTGGGCCGCGGCCGGGGCGGCTGCGAGGGCGAGGGCGAGGGCGGCGGCGGGCAGGACAAGGCGTTTCATGGCAGGCTCCGGGGTTCTACAGTGGCACATCACAAGACAAGCGGCGTCAGCAGCGGCGCCGTTTGACTAAAATTAGCCAATAATTCTGCCAAAACTTTGTCGGAACCGGGACGCTCCTGCGCCGCCCCGGCTTGTGACGCCACGTCCTGGTGCGGCCGGACTTACCGGCGGCGGTAGTTGGCCAGTGCGGCGCGGGTGCGGCTGCGCAGCTTTGCGGGATCGCCCACGGCATCCATGTCGGCGCAGACGAACTCGGCGGCTGCGCGGGCCTCGGCGGGGGTGACCGCGTAGGTCTGCTCGATGCTTTGCACGAAGATCGGCGCCGGGCCGTTGATGAGGGCGACCTTGGGCAGGGGGCCGCGCTTGCAAGAGATCTTCACATCGGCGGAAGCGGCGGTGCCGCCGAAGGCGAGGGCGAGGGCGAGGACGGGAAGGATTGGACGGATCACGGAACACTCCTGGCGCCGGCAGCTGGCGCGTGAACGAAAGAAAGCGAAGCCGGGGTGGCTTCGCTTCATGTTCCGTAAACCATGATCGTGCCCGAATTTGGGCAGCGTGTCGGTTTGCCTGGCTAGCCCGAGGGCCCGTGCCGGCTTACTGGCGGCGCTGGTAGGGCGCGGTGGCCTCGTAGGTCAGGTCGACCAGGTAATCGAGATCGCCGACGGCGCCCATGTTGCCGCAGACCTGGCGGGCGACCCGGGTGGCCTCCTGCTCGGTCATCACGAAGTTCTCCATCAGGCTGGCGACGAAGTTGTCGTAGTGGCCGTTGATCATCGGGTTCGACGGAATCGGACCGCGGTTGCAATGGATGACCAGGCGCGCATCCGCCGATTGAGCCACGAAAAGCCCGCTCAACGCGAGGGCGACGGTTGCAGTGATTGCTTTGAGTTTCATTGGTTTACCACCCTAATTACATGTGCGGGTTATACCCGTTAACTCGGCGGTAATCCACTGAGTCGCTGCCTTTGTGGTTAATTGCACACAAATTTGACTTGCATCATCCGGAGTTGGCGCGCCGGACCACCTTGCCCGGATTGAGGATGTTCAGCGGGTCGAGGGCGGCCTTGAGGTCGGCCATGACGCCCCAGGCGGGCCCGTGCTCGGCCGCCATCATGTGCAGCTTGCCCATGCCCACGCCGTGCTCGCCGGTGATGGTGCCGCCGAAGGCCAGCGCGCGCTCGGCCATGGTATCGGCGATATGCTTGGCACGGGCCTTCTCCTGCGCGTCGTCGGGGTCGATCAGCAGGATGGCGTGAAAGTTGCCGTCGCCCACATGGCCCAGGATCGGGCCTTCGAGCCCGGCGGCGGCGATGTCCTGGGCGGTGATCTCCACCGCCTCGGCCAGCCGCGAGATCGGCACGCACATGTCGGTGACGATGGCCCTGGCGCCCTTGCGGCTGGCGAGAATGGCCCAGTAGGCGTGGTGGCGCATCTGCCATAGGGCGTTGCGGTCCTCGGCCTTCTCGGCCCAGCGGAAGGCTTGGCCGTTCATGTCGGAGACCAGTTCGCCGAAGAAGCGGGCATCGGCGGCGACCGAACTCTGCGAGCCGTGGAACTCCACCAGCAGATGCGGCATCACCGGGAAGTCGGCCCCGGCATAGGCGTTGACGGCGGCCACGGTCGGCCCGTCGACGAACTCGATCCGGGCCATTGGCAGCCCGGCCTGGATAGTGGCGATAACGCAATCCACCGCGTCGCCCATGGCCGGGAAGGCGCAGGTGGCGGCGGCCACGGCCTCGGGCTGGCCCTGGAGCTTGAGGGTCAGCTCGGTGATCAGGCCCAGCGTGCCCTCGGAGCCGATCAGGAGGCGGGTGAGGTCGTAGCCGTTGGAGGCCTTGCGCGCGCCCGAGCCGGTGCGGATCACCGCGCCGCTGGCCAGCACGACCTCGAGCGCCAGCACGTTCTCGGCCATGGTGCCGTAGCGCACGGCGGTGGTGCCGGAGGCGCGGGTGGCGGCCATGCCGCCCAGGGTGGCGTTGGCGCCGGGATCGACCGGGAAGAACAGGCCGGTGGCGCGCAGCTCGTGGTTCAGCGCCTCGCGGGTGACGCCGGGCTGGACCACGGCGACCATGTCCTCGGGGCGGATCTCCAGCACCCGATCCATGCGGGAGAAATCCACCGCGATGCCGCCCTGCACCGCAAGGCCGTGGCCTTCGAGCGAGGTGCCCGCGCCCCAGCCCACCACCGGGCAGCGGGCCGCGGCGCAGGTCTGCAGGATGGCGGCCACCTCCGCCGTGGTCTCGGGGTAGGCCACCGCCTCTGGCGGGGTGAGGGGGAAATGGGTCTCGCTCCGGCCATGCTGGTCGAGATCACTCTTGGACCGGCTCAGCCGATCGCCTAGAACGGCCATCAAGCCGGTCTGCGCCTCCTGGAAAGGCATCGTTCCTCCTCGCGTTTACCGGACGCCACCCTAGGCGATGCGGGACGTTCGGGGAAGTGCGGCGGGGATCTCGCTAGGGCAGGGCAGGGCGGCGCGTGGGCGAGAGCGAAGGGCAGGGCGAGAGCGCGGGACCGGGCCCGCTGCGGCAGCGCCTGTCGGAGCTGCGGGAGGGGGCGGAGACGCTGCTGCGCGTGCTGCGCCAGCGCGGCCCGAGCCAGGTGCAGTTCTGGTTCATCGCGCTGGCCCTCGGCGTGGCGGCGGGCTATGCCGCCTGCCTCTTCCGGCTCGGGATCGACCTGCTGCAGGGCGCGCTCTACGGCACCGATGACACCAGGATGATCCACTCCTTCGCCGCCGGGCTGCCCTGGTGGTGGGTGTTGTTGCTGCCGATCCTCGGCGGGCTGGCGGTGGGGCTGATCCTCGACCGCTTCGCCCCCGGCGCGCGGGTGCGTGCCGTGGCCGACGTGATCCACGGCGCGGCGCTGAACCGGGGGCGGGTGGAGCAACGCGCCGGCCTTGCCTCGGCGGTGGCCTCGCTCATCACGCTCTCGTCGGGGGGCTCGACCGGCCGCGAGGGGCCGGTGGTGCACCTTGCGGCCGTGATCTCCTCCTGGGTCAGCGAACGGATCAACGCCAATGGCGTCACCGGGCGCGACCTGATGGGCTGCGCCGTGGCCGCCGCCGTCTCGGCCTCGTTCAACGCGCCGATCGCGGGGGCGCTCTTTGCGCTGGAGGTGGTGCTGCGGCATTTCGCGGTGCATGCCTTTGCGCCCATCGTCATCGCCAGCGTCGCGGGCACGGTGGTGTCGCGCAGCTTTTTCGGCGATGTGGCGGAGTTCACCCTCGGCGGCGACGGGGTGCTGAGCTTCTATGTCGAGCTGCCCGCCTTCCTGCTGCTCGGGCTGACCTGCGGGCTGGTGGCGGTGGTGATGATGCGGGCGGTGTTCTGGGCCGACGGGCTGGGCGACAGCGTGATGGCCGCCACCCGGCTGCCACGCTGGCTGCGGCCGGCGATGGCCGGCGCGCTGCTGGGAGGCATGGCGATCTTCTACCCGCATATCATCGGGGTGGGCTATGAGACGACCTCGGCGGCCCTGACCGGCGAGCTGGTGTTCCGCGAGGCGGTGGTCTTCGTGATCCTCAAGGTGGCCGCGGTGGCGATCACCATGGCGGGACGGATGGGCGGCGGCATGTTCTCGCCCTCGCTGATGGTGGGCGCGCTCACCGGGCTTGCCTTCGGCGTGGTGGCCACCGGGATCTTTCCCGAGGTCTCGGGCACGCCCACGCTCTACGCGCTGGCGGGCATGGGCGCGCTGGCGGCGGCGGTGCTGGGCGCGCCGATCTCGACCACGCTCATCGTCTTCGAGCTGACCGGCGACTGGCAGACCGGGCTTGCGGTGATGGTCGCCGTCTCGCTCTCCACGGCAATCTCGTCACGGCTGGTGGATGGCAGCTTCTTTCTGACCCAGCTGGAGCGGCGGGGCATTCACATGGCGGCGGGGCCGCAGGCCTATCTGCTCTCGGTCCATTCGGCGGCGGCGGTGATGCGCGGGGTCGACAGCCCGAGGGCCGCCCCGCGCGAGACCTGCGAGGAGATGATGGCGGCGGGCATCGTCCTGGCCCCCGACACCACGCTCGAAACCGCGCTGCCGATGTTCGAGACCAGCGGCCACAGCTTCATCCCGGTGGTCGCGCCGGCGGGCGACGGCGGCGCGGGCGAGCTGATGGGGGCGCTGTTTCATCTCGATGCGCTCAGGGCCTACAACCGCGCGCTTGCGGAGACGGCGGCGGAAGAGCACAGCTGAGAGATTGCTCCCGAAGAGATTTCGGGCCTCCGGAAGGTGTGTTTTCAGGACCAATGAGACAGGGACTCACCCGCTTCTCATTGGTCCGGGAAACACTTCGCGGGCGTGTGGGGGTGTGAAACCCCCACCGCGAGACGGCCCGGCCGGGCGCCAGGTTCAGGCCAGGGCTCAGATCTGCTCGACCGTCACCTTCTCGGCGTAGAAGGCCATGTGGTCCTTGATCCGCTCCACGCCGGTCTTCGGGGCCTCGTAGGACCAGGCGGCATTCTGGATCGTGCCGGACTTGATCTCGATGTCGTAGTGCTGGGCCTCGCCCTTGTGGGGGCAGTGGGTGACCGTGTCGGACTTGTCGAGGAAGGCCATTGCGATGTCTTCGCGCGGGAAGTAGATGACGAAGGGCATGCTGCCCTCGGTGAGTTCCAGCGCGCGGCTGCTCTCGCCCAGCACGGCGCCGCCGGCGCGCACCACCCAGGTTCCGTCGGCTTCGCGTATCTTGATGTGATCGGCCATCCCTTGCCTCCCTTTATCGTTGGTTGAGGGGGTTATATAGCCCCCGAGGGTGACAGGTAAATGTCGCCCGAGATTCCCTTGCGTCTAGAGCGGAGCCGTGGCCTGGCGCAGCCAGTCGCGCACCTCGCCGCGGACCCTTGGGCCGACCCGCGCCCAGACTTCGGCATGGTAGCTGTCGAGCCAGTCGCGCTCGCCCGGCGATAGCATCCCGGGCAGGATCAGATGGCGGTCGATGGGCACCCAGGTGAGGGTTTCGAAGGAGAGCATCTCGCGGTCGTCCGCCCCGGCGAGGGCAGGCGCGGGCTCGACCACGACGAGGTTTTCGATGCGGATGCCCCAGGCGCCTTCGCGGTAGTAGCCCGGCTCGTTGGACAGGATCATGCCCGGCTCCAGCGGGATCTCGGAAATGCGCGAGAGCCGCGCCGGCCCCTCGTGGACCGAGAGGTAGGCGCCGACGCCGTGGCCGGTGCCGTGGTCGTAATCCTGCCCGGCGAGCCAGAGCGGGTAGCGGGCGACCGCCTCGAGGTCGCGGCCGGCGCGGCCCCGGGGCCAGCGCAGGCGCGACACCGCGATCATGCCCTGGAGAACGCGGGTGAAGGCCTCTGCCGCGCCTTCGGGGGGCGGGCCCACGGTGACGGTGCGGGTGATGTCGGTGGTGCCGTCGAGATACTGGCCGCCCGAGTCGACCAGCAGAAGCTCGCCCGGCGACACGCTTCGGTTGGTCTCGTGAGTGACGCGGTAGTGGACGATGGCGCCGTTCGGCCCGGCGCCGCTGATCGTGTCGAAGCTGATCTCGCGCAGCTCGTTGGCCTCGCGGCGGAAGCCCTCGAGCTTTTCGACCACCGAGATCTCGGTGAGGGTGCCGCCCTGGGCCGCGTCATCGAGCCAGGCGAGGAACCTGACCATCGCCACCGCGTCGCGCAGGTGAGCATCGCGCATGCCCTGCAGCTCGGCGGCGTTCTTCTGCGCCTTGGGCAGCAGGCAGGGGTCGGCGCC encodes:
- a CDS encoding aminopeptidase P family protein, yielding MFQTFDATTRPSDGPPRLAALRARLAEQGLTGFLVPRADRHQGEYVAPCDERLSWLTGFTGSAGFAAVLPEVAGVFIDGRYRVQVKAQVDLAAFTPVPWPETGLADWLIAQAPEGARIGFDPWLHTVKEIAALEKALAARGLALVPVEENPVDAIWPDRPAEPAEPIVAHPLQFAGEESAAKRARLGAELRAEGCGAAVLTLPDSVCWLLNIRGADIARNPIARVNAVLEASGKVDLFCNPAQAAGLDLGADVTVLPRESFAAALAELGGRVRIDPESASQAVASLLSGKAEAVHGADPCLLPKAQKNAAELQGMRDAHLRDAVAMVRFLAWLDDAAQGGTLTEISVVEKLEGFRREANELREISFDTISGAGPNGAIVHYRVTHETNRSVSPGELLLVDSGGQYLDGTTDITRTVTVGPPPEGAAEAFTRVLQGMIAVSRLRWPRGRAGRDLEAVARYPLWLAGQDYDHGTGHGVGAYLSVHEGPARLSRISEIPLEPGMILSNEPGYYREGAWGIRIENLVVVEPAPALAGADDREMLSFETLTWVPIDRHLILPGMLSPGERDWLDSYHAEVWARVGPRVRGEVRDWLRQATAPL
- a CDS encoding FAD-binding oxidoreductase — its product is MPFQEAQTGLMAVLGDRLSRSKSDLDQHGRSETHFPLTPPEAVAYPETTAEVAAILQTCAAARCPVVGWGAGTSLEGHGLAVQGGIAVDFSRMDRVLEIRPEDMVAVVQPGVTREALNHELRATGLFFPVDPGANATLGGMAATRASGTTAVRYGTMAENVLALEVVLASGAVIRTGSGARKASNGYDLTRLLIGSEGTLGLITELTLKLQGQPEAVAAATCAFPAMGDAVDCVIATIQAGLPMARIEFVDGPTVAAVNAYAGADFPVMPHLLVEFHGSQSSVAADARFFGELVSDMNGQAFRWAEKAEDRNALWQMRHHAYWAILASRKGARAIVTDMCVPISRLAEAVEITAQDIAAAGLEGPILGHVGDGNFHAILLIDPDDAQEKARAKHIADTMAERALAFGGTITGEHGVGMGKLHMMAAEHGPAWGVMADLKAALDPLNILNPGKVVRRANSG
- a CDS encoding chloride channel protein; this translates as MSELREGAETLLRVLRQRGPSQVQFWFIALALGVAAGYAACLFRLGIDLLQGALYGTDDTRMIHSFAAGLPWWWVLLLPILGGLAVGLILDRFAPGARVRAVADVIHGAALNRGRVEQRAGLASAVASLITLSSGGSTGREGPVVHLAAVISSWVSERINANGVTGRDLMGCAVAAAVSASFNAPIAGALFALEVVLRHFAVHAFAPIVIASVAGTVVSRSFFGDVAEFTLGGDGVLSFYVELPAFLLLGLTCGLVAVVMMRAVFWADGLGDSVMAATRLPRWLRPAMAGALLGGMAIFYPHIIGVGYETTSAALTGELVFREAVVFVILKVAAVAITMAGRMGGGMFSPSLMVGALTGLAFGVVATGIFPEVSGTPTLYALAGMGALAAAVLGAPISTTLIVFELTGDWQTGLAVMVAVSLSTAISSRLVDGSFFLTQLERRGIHMAAGPQAYLLSVHSAAAVMRGVDSPRAAPRETCEEMMAAGIVLAPDTTLETALPMFETSGHSFIPVVAPAGDGGAGELMGALFHLDALRAYNRALAETAAEEHS
- a CDS encoding DUF427 domain-containing protein; the encoded protein is MADHIKIREADGTWVVRAGGAVLGESSRALELTEGSMPFVIYFPREDIAMAFLDKSDTVTHCPHKGEAQHYDIEIKSGTIQNAAWSYEAPKTGVERIKDHMAFYAEKVTVEQI
- a CDS encoding outer membrane protein assembly factor BamD yields the protein MATETGRAGLAGIVALSLTLSGCGLFRAQDPAVALENQTPEQIYRQGEATLENGKPDDAAELFAEIERLYPYSVWAKRALIMQAFAYHRDRDYENSRATAQRYIDFYPAEEDAAYAQYLLALSYYDQIDEVGRDQGLTFQALQALRDVIEKYPDSEYASSAILKFDLAFDHLAAKEMEIGRYYLRGGHYIAAINRFRVVVEEFQTTTQTPEALHRLVEAYLSLGLTAEAQTAGAILAYNYRSTQWYDDTYTLLARRNLQAQAKGDSWLRQIYRQMIRGEWL
- the recN gene encoding DNA repair protein RecN; the protein is MLRGLDIRDMLIIDRLELSFAPGLNVLTGETGAGKSILLDALGFVLGWRGRAELVRAGAEQGEVTAEFALEAGHPAQAVLEEAGIPASDELILRRVNTADGRKTAWVNDRRVSGEVLRALSDVLVELHGQQDDRGLLNPRGHRELLDEFGGIDTAPARAAWRARRVAAVALEEARAAQAALAAEEEFLRHAAGELTKLDPQPGEEAELDARRRLMQAASRIREDIRRAHQALGPEGAEGMLSDASRWLDGAAEAAEGRLDGPLEALSRAVDALGEAEQGVADALDALSHDPRELEAAEERLFAIRGLARKHGVAPDELAALAAELSAKLETLDAGEGGIATLEKAARAAEAAYEAAADRLTEARARAAAKLDRAMGAELAPLKMERAVFTTQIEPGEPGPEGVDAVTFTVATNPGAPAGPLNKIASGGELSRFLLALKVCLTRHATGLTMIFDEIDRGVGGATADAVGRRLAALAREGQVLVVTHSPQVAAMAAHHWRVEKRVAKGQTLSTVTPLDAPSRVDELARMLAGETVTEEARAAARALLAG